A genomic window from Brassica oleracea var. oleracea cultivar TO1000 chromosome C8, BOL, whole genome shotgun sequence includes:
- the LOC106310395 gene encoding myb-related protein Myb4, whose product MGKGRAPCCDKTKVKRGPWSQDEDLKLISFIHKYGHENWRSLPKQAGLLRCGKSCRLRWINYLRPDLKRGNFTLEEEETIIKLHQSFGNKWSKIASKLPGRTDNEIKNVWHTHLKKRLNSYINHNASDEAASKGSLNKEETSQESSPNASRSFGGSNIVSKEEEDDVQIGETFEYFQDYSELAGLLQEVDKPELLEIPFDIDPDVWNFLEGFQQPENSLTPKDHQESEEDEVDKWFKNLESELGLEEDDSQQQQEQNNEAKEDSPSPSLLESYEVLINH is encoded by the exons ATGGGCAAAGGGAGAGCTCCATGTTGTGACAAAACCAAAGTGAAGAGGGGACCATGGAGCCAAGATGAAGACTTGAAACTCATCTCTTTCATTCACAAGTATGGTCATGAGAATTGGAGATCTCTCCCCAAACAAGCAG GATTGCTGAGGTGTGGCAAGAGTTGTCGCCTTCGATGGATCAATTACCTCAGACCTGATCTGAAACGTGGCAATTTCACCTTAGAGGAAGAAGAAACCATCATTAAACTCCACCAGAGCTTTGGAAACAA GTGGTCCAAGATTGCTTCTAAACTGCCAGGAAGAACAGACAATGAGATCAAGAACGTGTGGCACACACATCTCAAGAAAAGATTGAACTCCTACATCAACCATAATGCCAGTGATGAAGCAGCATCAAAAGGTTCTTTGAATAAAGAAGAGACGTCCCAAGAGTCATCTCCTAATGCTTCTAGGTCTTTTGGTGGTTCCAACATTGTTAGCAAAGAGGAGGAGGATGATGTACAGATAGGCGAAACGTTTGAGTATTTTCAAGATTACAGCGAGTTGGCGGGGCTGCTCCAAGAGGTAGACAAACCAGAGCTGCTGGAGATACCTTTTGATATAGATCCTGACGTGTGGAATTTCCTAGAGGGTTTCCAACAACCTGAGAACAGTTTGACTCCAAAGGATCATCAAGAATCTGAAGAAGATGAAGTTGATAAATGGTTCAAGAACCTGGAAAGTGAACTTGGGTTAGAAGAAGACGATAGCCAACAACAACAAGAACAGAACAATGAAGCTAAAGAAGATTCACCCTCCCCATCACTCTTGGAGAGTTATGAGGTCCTG